AGGTCACCCAGCGCCTGAGCCAGTCGCTCCAGGTGGCCCTGGAAGACCCGAACGTGGTCGAGCGTTTCGCCTCGCTGGCGACCCTGCCCGAGCCGAAGGAAAACGCCACCCCCGAAGCCTTGAAGGCGAAGCTCGAAAGGGAGATCGCTCGCTGGAAGCCACTGATCGACTCCGCCGGCGTCTACGCCGACTGACCGGATCGAGACATCGGCTGGAGGCGCGGCGATGGATGTCGCCGCGCCGCTTTCTATCAGCAAGGGGACAGGTATGACTTTCAACAAGAGCGACCTCGGCGCCGGCGCGGTCTTCGTCGCCATCGGTCTCGGCTTCGGTCTCATGACGCTGTCGGGGCTGGAAATCGGCACGGCACGCCGGATGGGCCCGGGCTTCTTCCCGATCATGCTCGCGGGGATCCTCATAGCCCTCGGCCTCGCGATCCTCGTGAAATCGATCGGACATGCCGACGTCGAGCGCGGACCGCTTCCCTGGCGCGGTCTCGTCGTGCTCCTGAGCGTGCCGGTCATTTTCGGCCTTCTCGTTCGTCCGCTCGGACTGGCCCCTGTCCTGCTCATCACCACTTTCATCACATCCTTCGCCAGCACCCGCATGGGCCTGCTGGCCGCCATCGCGCTGTCTGTCGGCCTGACGATCTTCTGCGTCGTGGTCTTCAATTTCGGCCTCGGCCTTCCGCTCCGCCTCTTCGGCCCGTTGGTCGAACCGTGGACGCGGTCCATCTTCGGAGTGCGCTGACATGGACCTGATCGCCAATCTCGGCCTCGGCCTGTCGGTAGCCCTGCAGCCGCACAACCTCGCCTTCTGCTTCCTCGGTTGTCTTCTGGGTACGCTGGTGGGCGTGCTTCCGGGCATCGGGCCGACCGCGACGATCGCGATGCTGCTCCCCATCACGCTCGGTCTCGACCCCGCCACGTCGCTGATCATGCTGGCCGGCATCTATTACGGCGCGCAGTATGGCGGCTCGACCACCGCCATCCTGATCAACCTGCCCGGCGAGTCGTCCTCCGCCGTCACCGCGATCGACGGATACCAGATGGCCCGCAAGGGGCGCGCCGGCATAGCGCTTGCGACCGCTGCGCTGGGATCCTTCTTCGCCGGAACGGTCGCGACGGTCATCCTGGCCCTCTTCGCGCCACCACTCGCTGCCGCCGCCCTCAATTTCGGTTCGGCGGAATACTTCTCGCTGATGGTGCTGGGCCTGATCTCGGCCGTGGCGCTTGCGCATGGCTCGATCCTCAAGGCGACGGCGATGATCGTGGTGGGTCTGCTGTTTGGCCTCGTCGGCTCCGACCTCTATTCGGGCGCGCAGCGTTTCACCTTCGGCATCCCTCAGCTCGCCGACGAACTGAACTTCGTCGCCGTCGCTGTCGGCATCTTCGGCATCGCGGAAATCCTGCGGAACCTCGAAAACGAGACCGACCGCGACGTCATGGTCAAGAAGGTCACCAACCTCTGGCCGAGCCGCGAGGATTTCCGGCGCATGGCTGCACCTGTGGTACGCGGAACGGCGCTCG
This portion of the Mesorhizobium sp. CAU 1732 genome encodes:
- a CDS encoding tripartite tricarboxylate transporter TctB family protein, which encodes MTFNKSDLGAGAVFVAIGLGFGLMTLSGLEIGTARRMGPGFFPIMLAGILIALGLAILVKSIGHADVERGPLPWRGLVVLLSVPVIFGLLVRPLGLAPVLLITTFITSFASTRMGLLAAIALSVGLTIFCVVVFNFGLGLPLRLFGPLVEPWTRSIFGVR
- a CDS encoding tripartite tricarboxylate transporter permease translates to MDLIANLGLGLSVALQPHNLAFCFLGCLLGTLVGVLPGIGPTATIAMLLPITLGLDPATSLIMLAGIYYGAQYGGSTTAILINLPGESSSAVTAIDGYQMARKGRAGIALATAALGSFFAGTVATVILALFAPPLAAAALNFGSAEYFSLMVLGLISAVALAHGSILKATAMIVVGLLFGLVGSDLYSGAQRFTFGIPQLADELNFVAVAVGIFGIAEILRNLENETDRDVMVKKVTNLWPSREDFRRMAAPVVRGTALGSILGVLPGGGAILASFASYSMEKKLSKTPEEFGKGAIEGVAGPESANNAGAQTSFIPMLTLGIPSNPVMALMIGAMIIQGIVPGPNVVNQNPELFWGIIASMWAGNLMLVLLNLPLIGLWVKLLTIPYYLLFPAIMAFAAIGIYSINSNPYDLYTLALFGALGYALVRFGCEPAPLLLGFVLGPMLEEHLRRAMIISRGDPMVFVTRPISATLLALAVIVLIVVLLPSVRKKREEVFVEED